A genome region from Arthrobacter sp. SLBN-100 includes the following:
- the nadA gene encoding quinolinate synthase NadA, which yields MSSVNTAIQLITREQAENGTAAKGSTCSPALAKGPWDYDLAEALAGVPAYGPGASSADVAPAATPRQGQLPEEYKRASDAELGERILAAKAALGDRAVILGHFYQRDEVIQYADFVGDSFQLANAALTRPDTEAIVFCGVHFMAETADILSAPEQAVILPNLAAGCSMADMADADSVAECWEQLEEIFGTEPDAEGRVPVIPVTYMNSSAALKAFCGEHGGIVCTSSNAKTVLEWAFERGQRVLFFPDQHLGRNTAKALGVPLEQMPMWNPRKDLGGNDEQALLDSRVILWHGFCSVHKRFNVAQIEKARADFPGVQVIVHPECPMEVVDAADSAGSTDFIKKAIAAATGPTTFAIGTEINMVNRLAAEYPQHTIFCLDPVICPCSTMYRIHPGYLAWVLEELVAGRIVNRITVADSVQDHARTALERMLAARP from the coding sequence ATGAGCAGCGTCAACACAGCAATCCAGCTGATCACGCGCGAACAGGCCGAGAACGGCACGGCGGCGAAGGGCAGCACCTGCAGCCCCGCCCTGGCCAAAGGCCCATGGGACTACGACCTTGCCGAGGCGCTCGCCGGCGTTCCCGCCTACGGCCCCGGTGCCTCCAGCGCGGACGTAGCCCCCGCCGCAACGCCGCGCCAGGGGCAACTGCCGGAGGAGTACAAGCGCGCAAGCGACGCCGAGCTGGGCGAAAGGATCCTCGCCGCCAAGGCTGCGCTGGGCGACCGGGCCGTCATCCTGGGGCACTTTTACCAGCGCGATGAAGTCATCCAGTACGCGGACTTCGTGGGCGACTCCTTCCAGCTGGCCAACGCCGCGCTCACCCGGCCGGATACAGAGGCCATCGTGTTCTGCGGTGTCCACTTCATGGCCGAAACCGCTGACATCCTCTCCGCACCCGAGCAGGCCGTCATCCTGCCCAACCTGGCAGCCGGCTGCTCGATGGCGGACATGGCCGACGCCGACTCCGTGGCGGAGTGCTGGGAGCAGCTTGAGGAAATCTTCGGCACGGAGCCCGACGCCGAGGGGCGGGTTCCGGTCATTCCCGTCACCTATATGAATTCCTCCGCAGCCCTGAAGGCTTTCTGCGGCGAGCACGGCGGCATTGTCTGCACGTCCTCGAATGCGAAGACCGTCCTGGAGTGGGCGTTCGAGCGCGGCCAGCGGGTTCTGTTCTTCCCGGACCAGCACCTGGGGCGCAACACCGCCAAGGCACTGGGCGTGCCCCTGGAGCAGATGCCCATGTGGAATCCCCGCAAGGACCTTGGCGGCAACGACGAGCAGGCACTCCTGGATTCCCGGGTCATCCTGTGGCACGGATTCTGTTCAGTGCACAAGCGCTTTAACGTGGCGCAGATCGAGAAGGCCAGGGCCGACTTCCCCGGCGTCCAGGTGATCGTCCACCCGGAATGCCCCATGGAGGTGGTGGACGCGGCTGACTCGGCCGGCTCCACCGACTTCATCAAGAAGGCCATCGCGGCCGCCACCGGGCCCACCACGTTCGCCATCGGCACCGAGATCAACATGGTGAACCGGCTCGCTGCCGAATACCCGCAGCACACCATCTTCTGCCTGGACCCCGTGATTTGCCCCTGCTCCACCATGTACCGGATCCACCCGGGGTATCTTGCCTGGGTCCTCGAGGAGCTGGTTGCCGGGCGGATCGTCAACCGGATCACCGTGGCGGACTCCGTGCAGGACCACGCCCGCACCGCGCTCGAGCGCATGCTCGCCGCCAGGCCGTAA
- the nadC gene encoding carboxylating nicotinate-nucleotide diphosphorylase, with protein sequence MTGNPATEPVTGAPRLDLTLPSAPVREILERAFAEDAPAGDITSQLLIPAAARATAVLNARVPGVFSGATVFRDAMLLVDPETDVELLLADGEKFDAGTHLARVSGRARSVLLAERVALNLVQRMSAIATRTAEFVQLTEGTSARITDTRKTTPGLRILERFAVRCGGGANHRYSLSDAVLAKDNHLAVMTGGDPARLTDLLAAARAQLGHTTHFEVEVDRMDQIEPVLAAGVDTIMLDNFTVEELRAGVALVAGRARVEASGNVNLGTVAGIAGTGVDVISIGALTHTVAALDLGLDVELTVG encoded by the coding sequence ATGACCGGCAATCCCGCAACTGAACCGGTTACCGGCGCCCCGCGGCTGGACCTGACGCTGCCCTCGGCTCCCGTGCGGGAAATCCTGGAGCGGGCGTTCGCCGAGGATGCTCCTGCCGGGGACATCACCTCCCAGCTGCTGATTCCCGCCGCCGCCCGCGCCACCGCAGTGCTGAACGCCCGCGTACCCGGGGTCTTCAGCGGCGCCACCGTGTTTCGGGACGCCATGCTGCTGGTGGACCCGGAAACCGACGTGGAGCTGCTGCTCGCCGACGGGGAAAAGTTCGACGCCGGCACGCACCTCGCGCGGGTCAGCGGACGCGCCCGGTCCGTGCTGCTCGCCGAACGGGTGGCCCTGAACCTCGTGCAGCGCATGTCCGCCATCGCCACGAGGACGGCAGAGTTTGTCCAGCTGACGGAGGGTACGTCCGCCCGGATCACGGACACCCGCAAGACGACGCCCGGGCTGCGGATCCTGGAGCGGTTCGCGGTGCGCTGCGGCGGCGGCGCCAACCACCGGTACAGCCTCTCCGACGCCGTACTGGCCAAGGACAACCACCTCGCCGTGATGACGGGAGGGGACCCGGCCAGGCTGACGGACCTGCTGGCGGCAGCCAGGGCACAGCTGGGACACACCACGCACTTCGAGGTGGAGGTGGACCGGATGGACCAGATCGAGCCCGTGCTGGCGGCCGGCGTGGACACCATCATGCTGGACAACTTCACCGTGGAGGAGCTGAGGGCCGGCGTGGCACTGGTTGCTGGCCGCGCCCGGGTTGAAGCCAGCGGGAACGTGAACCTCGGGACCGTGGCAGGGATCGCCGGCACCGGAGTGGACGTCATCTCCATCGGCGCCCTGACGCACACGGTGGCCGCCCTGGACCTCGGGCTGGATGTGGAACTGACGGTCGGGTGA
- a CDS encoding cysteine desulfurase family protein: MIFLDAAATTPVRREVLDAMWPYLTAEFGNPSSHHTLGEAAATALADARRSVAAVLGCRPGEVTFTAGGTEADNLAVKGIALARQAVDPQLNRVVISAVEHPAVEESARYLERFHGFAVDVVPVDRTGRVTPEDFRALLTPETAVASVMYANNEVGTVQPIAELAALAHGLGIPFHTDAVQAAGWLPLDTKALGVDAMSISGHKLGAPKGCGVLFVRGRTKLEPLIHGGGQERGRRSGTENVAGAVGLATALTLAQARQAEQRRRVAGLRDAFIDAVLTGVPGAILTGHPTERLPSVASFCFPGTSGESVLLELERQGVVCSSGSACAAGSDAPSPVLTALGIAPEVAQTAVRFSFDAAVTDADLEAAAAAVESAVGRVRSLGA; encoded by the coding sequence ATGATCTTCCTTGACGCCGCCGCCACAACACCCGTCCGCCGTGAAGTGCTGGACGCCATGTGGCCCTACCTCACCGCAGAGTTCGGCAACCCCTCCAGCCACCACACCCTGGGCGAGGCCGCTGCCACCGCGCTCGCGGATGCACGCCGGTCCGTGGCCGCGGTGCTGGGCTGCCGGCCCGGCGAAGTGACCTTCACCGCGGGCGGAACCGAGGCGGACAACCTCGCCGTCAAGGGCATTGCCCTGGCCCGGCAGGCTGTGGACCCCCAGCTGAACCGGGTGGTGATCAGCGCCGTCGAACATCCCGCAGTGGAGGAATCGGCCAGGTACCTGGAGCGCTTCCACGGCTTCGCCGTTGACGTGGTGCCCGTTGACCGGACGGGACGCGTGACGCCGGAGGACTTCCGGGCCCTGCTGACGCCGGAAACTGCGGTGGCCAGTGTCATGTACGCCAACAACGAGGTGGGAACGGTCCAGCCCATTGCTGAACTGGCCGCCCTGGCACACGGACTGGGCATCCCGTTCCACACCGACGCCGTCCAGGCGGCCGGATGGCTGCCGTTGGACACCAAGGCGCTGGGTGTGGACGCGATGAGCATTTCGGGGCACAAGCTGGGGGCGCCCAAGGGGTGCGGTGTGCTGTTCGTCCGCGGCCGCACCAAACTCGAGCCGCTGATCCACGGCGGCGGGCAGGAACGCGGCCGCCGGTCAGGAACAGAGAACGTGGCCGGAGCCGTGGGCCTCGCCACCGCACTGACCCTGGCCCAGGCCCGCCAGGCGGAACAACGACGGCGGGTGGCGGGCCTGCGGGACGCGTTCATTGATGCTGTACTCACCGGTGTTCCGGGCGCGATCCTTACCGGGCATCCCACCGAGCGGCTGCCTTCAGTTGCGTCCTTCTGCTTCCCGGGAACCAGCGGCGAGTCGGTGCTCCTTGAGCTGGAACGCCAGGGTGTCGTCTGCTCCAGTGGTTCAGCCTGCGCGGCGGGCTCAGACGCGCCGTCGCCGGTGCTTACAGCACTGGGCATTGCGCCCGAGGTGGCACAGACGGCCGTCCGGTTCAGCTTTGACGCAGCGGTGACCGACGCGGATCTGGAAGCGGCCGCCGCAGCGGTGGAATCCGCCGTCGGACGCGTTCGGTCGCTGGGCGCCTAA
- a CDS encoding alpha/beta fold hydrolase, with amino-acid sequence MSGRHTGEQHSHTVEGTDPQLYVAVHDPAVDAGLRPVLLLHGFSSSSKLNWEDTGWVAALLAAGRRVIVADLPGHGGSGAPEDRDSYSPSRIRADLLQVAFDAGVRPLQAGDPASGLDIVGYSLGSRLAWEFAATQPELVHRIVLGGPNTADPLADFDLAAAQDYLADGTPIADESTARLLKMALLLPSNNIFALLSLVEAIKAEPYDPAEAVPHVPMLLVAGDQDERARSLPQLAELAKGAGGMAEQLTLPGRNHTNAVTSRAFKQAAISFLAV; translated from the coding sequence ATGAGCGGCAGGCACACCGGCGAGCAGCATTCGCACACCGTGGAGGGCACCGACCCCCAACTGTATGTGGCGGTGCATGATCCTGCCGTCGACGCCGGCCTCCGGCCCGTCCTGCTCCTGCACGGCTTCTCATCGTCCAGCAAACTCAACTGGGAGGACACCGGCTGGGTGGCCGCGCTGCTTGCGGCCGGCCGCCGCGTCATCGTGGCCGACCTGCCCGGGCACGGCGGCAGCGGTGCCCCGGAGGACCGCGATTCCTACTCCCCCAGCAGGATCCGCGCCGACCTGCTGCAGGTAGCGTTCGACGCCGGCGTGCGGCCTCTGCAGGCCGGCGACCCTGCCAGCGGGCTGGACATTGTGGGTTACTCGCTGGGTTCCCGGCTCGCCTGGGAGTTCGCCGCCACCCAGCCCGAGCTGGTGCACCGGATTGTCCTGGGCGGGCCGAACACGGCGGACCCGCTGGCGGATTTTGACCTCGCCGCCGCCCAGGACTACCTGGCCGACGGAACTCCCATTGCGGACGAGTCAACGGCCCGGCTGCTCAAAATGGCGCTGCTGCTGCCCAGCAACAACATCTTCGCCCTGCTGTCGCTGGTGGAAGCCATCAAGGCCGAACCCTACGACCCCGCCGAGGCGGTCCCGCACGTGCCGATGCTCCTGGTGGCCGGCGACCAGGACGAGCGCGCCCGCAGCCTGCCGCAACTGGCCGAACTGGCCAAGGGCGCCGGTGGCATGGCCGAACAGCTGACGCTGCCGGGCCGGAACCACACCAACGCCGTGACCAGCCGCGCCTTCAAGCAGGCTGCCATCTCCTTCCTCGCCGTCTGA
- a CDS encoding VOC family protein, with the protein MDARIDHLVIAADSLEQGAAWCAATFGVEPSGGGKHPLMGTHNRVIAISSESFPDCYLEVIAIDPGAPAPGRPRWFGLDHPEVRAAVRESPRLVHAVARTCRIEMLHRDLASFALNPGELRAAQRDTPHGLLKWRITIRDDGRTECAGALPSLIEWEGQHPCANMPPSDVSLRSLVLRGVPSRAVDVLKLPAVHAGPIDGVQNAPLTATVESPGGRVVLDAWHFGAEPR; encoded by the coding sequence GTGGACGCCCGAATCGATCACCTGGTCATCGCCGCCGATTCGCTGGAGCAAGGCGCAGCCTGGTGCGCGGCAACGTTCGGCGTTGAGCCCTCCGGTGGTGGCAAGCACCCGCTGATGGGTACCCACAACCGGGTGATTGCGATCAGCAGCGAGAGCTTTCCCGACTGCTACCTCGAGGTCATCGCGATCGATCCCGGCGCGCCGGCGCCGGGGCGGCCGCGCTGGTTCGGGCTCGACCACCCCGAGGTGCGCGCGGCTGTCCGCGAATCCCCTCGGCTGGTGCACGCAGTGGCGCGCACGTGCAGGATCGAGATGCTGCACCGGGACCTTGCCAGCTTTGCCCTCAACCCCGGCGAGTTGCGGGCAGCGCAGCGCGACACGCCTCACGGACTGTTGAAGTGGCGAATCACCATCCGCGACGACGGCCGCACTGAGTGCGCAGGCGCCCTGCCCAGCCTGATCGAGTGGGAAGGACAACATCCGTGTGCCAACATGCCCCCCAGCGATGTGTCGCTGCGGAGCCTGGTGCTGCGCGGCGTTCCCAGCCGGGCCGTCGACGTGCTGAAGCTTCCGGCCGTTCACGCGGGCCCGATCGACGGAGTGCAGAACGCACCGCTCACCGCGACGGTGGAATCGCCGGGCGGCCGAGTTGTGCTCGATGCATGGCACTTCGGGGCTGAACCGCGCTGA
- a CDS encoding fumarylacetoacetate hydrolase family protein yields MTALPRRIARVRPVSAAHPAEQFFVASDAAVFAGAEGGTWTVTGSPFWGSPANASSYPREGWQPGDRVREDSFSFLAPSVPANVLGMAHNTGQSGRYLPPQAFHKAATSVIGPGDAIELAPGMRRVDPEAELAVVIGTKVRGLTPANARDAVLGFTIGNDVTCRDLQKTDELWISAKSQDTFTPAGPWIVTGLDEADLAVDVVLNGTPLQAASTADLGWKVDEVLVYLTSFMTLYPGDLVLTGFPAECAPLSPGDTVACRVQGVGELVNPVKTSPWSGHAG; encoded by the coding sequence ATGACTGCACTCCCCCGCCGCATTGCCCGTGTCCGTCCGGTATCCGCTGCCCATCCGGCGGAGCAGTTCTTCGTGGCCAGCGACGCGGCAGTTTTTGCAGGTGCCGAAGGCGGCACGTGGACGGTCACGGGAAGCCCCTTTTGGGGATCCCCGGCCAACGCCTCCAGCTACCCACGGGAAGGGTGGCAGCCCGGGGACCGCGTGCGGGAGGACTCCTTCAGCTTCCTCGCTCCCAGCGTGCCGGCCAACGTCCTGGGAATGGCGCACAACACGGGCCAGTCCGGGCGGTACCTGCCGCCCCAGGCGTTCCATAAGGCGGCCACCAGCGTCATCGGGCCGGGCGACGCGATTGAGCTGGCCCCCGGAATGCGGCGGGTAGACCCGGAAGCGGAGCTGGCCGTGGTAATCGGAACCAAGGTCCGGGGACTGACTCCTGCCAATGCCCGCGACGCGGTCCTGGGTTTCACCATTGGGAACGACGTCACGTGCCGGGATCTGCAGAAGACCGATGAACTCTGGATCAGCGCCAAGAGCCAGGACACGTTCACGCCCGCGGGACCGTGGATTGTCACCGGCCTGGACGAAGCCGACCTCGCCGTCGATGTGGTCCTCAATGGCACCCCGTTGCAGGCCGCCAGCACCGCTGACCTTGGCTGGAAGGTTGATGAGGTCCTCGTTTACCTGACATCGTTTATGACCCTGTACCCGGGCGATCTGGTGCTGACGGGCTTTCCGGCAGAGTGCGCACCCTTGAGCCCGGGTGACACCGTGGCGTGCCGGGTGCAGGGCGTCGGGGAGCTCGTGAACCCGGTGAAGACTTCCCCTTGGTCGGGCCACGCCGGATAA
- a CDS encoding NUDIX hydrolase, whose amino-acid sequence MYSASANVSERQAAPPSLAISTVIFALRPSESSGRPTLWLPLVRRIREPYKGLWALPGGPLTHAESLQDAASRNLRETTGLAPSYLEQLYAFGGLHRSPTQRVVSIVYWALVQPTEAALADESENVRWFRADRLGELAFDHNAIVDYALWRLRNKLAYGSVAYHLLGEYFTLAQVREVYEAVLDRQLDPANFRRQLKSTPEIEETGEYLQGGKHRPPRLYRFTGRPGLDPDNRSTL is encoded by the coding sequence ATGTACTCGGCTTCAGCAAACGTCTCAGAGCGCCAGGCCGCACCGCCGTCGCTCGCCATCTCCACCGTCATCTTCGCGCTCCGGCCCAGTGAAAGCTCGGGCCGGCCCACGCTTTGGCTGCCCCTGGTCCGGCGGATCCGGGAACCGTACAAAGGCCTGTGGGCGCTGCCCGGGGGACCGCTGACCCATGCGGAATCCCTGCAGGACGCGGCATCGCGCAACCTGCGCGAGACCACCGGCCTCGCCCCGAGCTACCTGGAGCAGCTGTACGCCTTCGGCGGCCTGCACCGCTCACCTACGCAGCGCGTGGTTTCCATCGTCTATTGGGCCCTGGTGCAGCCAACGGAGGCCGCGCTCGCTGATGAGTCCGAGAACGTCAGGTGGTTCCGGGCGGACCGGCTGGGCGAACTGGCCTTTGATCACAACGCGATTGTGGATTACGCGCTCTGGCGGCTGCGGAACAAGCTGGCCTACGGATCTGTGGCCTATCACCTGCTGGGGGAGTACTTCACCCTGGCCCAGGTCCGGGAAGTCTACGAGGCTGTGCTGGACCGTCAACTGGACCCGGCGAACTTCCGGCGCCAGCTCAAATCCACCCCCGAGATAGAAGAAACCGGCGAATACCTCCAGGGCGGCAAACACCGCCCGCCCCGCCTCTACCGTTTCACCGGCCGGCCCGGCCTTGACCCAGACAACAGGAGCACACTATGA
- a CDS encoding L-aspartate oxidase, translating into MPTQGTGPTTPGNGGDTARRRLIVVGSGIAGLYAALLAADAGAAVVLLSKGQLRASNTWYAQGGISAVLDEPAPGDTVAAHITDTLQAGAGHCSEAAVRLMCTEASREIAGLERFGVHFDPGAEDGPALGLEAAHSAPRILHAGGDATGAKTAGALIRAVLARQAAGTLTIHTGAHATALLQEQGTVNGVEFLQDGRSACVHGDAVLLATGGAGQLFAQTTNPAVATADGLALAVRAGAAAADLEFFQFHPTCLVPAASAANAGTAGGLDQDPLLISEAVRGEGALLVDGNGKRFMRAYHPDAELAPRDVVSRSIALHLAKLGDPNGHVYLDARGIERSQGPGFLAKRFPTLSRRTRDAGIDWTRELVPVAPAAHYWMGGVATDLHGRTTVPGLYAVGEVACTGVQGANRLASNSLLEGLVFGRRAVEDFLAGDLGWGSREGTPPHASSAAGGLPLTHASGAPSRDRMHVTFPAAFEGEAAEFTAPAGSLLANFGGQGDGGGGRETPFSREALRRLMTAKAGVLRSGELLREAAGALADWAAVDRPDTVAAGTDTRLHEDRNLLLAAQLLVAAAQQRTESLGAHYRSDDPADAAGIAAEFEESSRTRPKASLVHD; encoded by the coding sequence ATGCCCACCCAGGGGACGGGACCCACGACGCCGGGCAACGGCGGCGACACTGCGCGCCGGCGGCTGATCGTCGTCGGCAGCGGAATTGCCGGACTCTACGCCGCACTGCTGGCGGCGGATGCCGGCGCCGCCGTGGTGCTGTTGAGCAAAGGCCAGCTTCGCGCGAGCAACACCTGGTATGCCCAGGGCGGTATCTCCGCAGTGCTGGACGAGCCCGCTCCCGGGGACACAGTGGCGGCACACATCACCGACACACTCCAGGCCGGCGCGGGGCATTGCAGCGAAGCGGCGGTCCGGCTGATGTGCACCGAGGCCTCCCGGGAGATTGCCGGGCTGGAGCGGTTCGGCGTGCATTTTGATCCCGGGGCCGAGGACGGGCCGGCACTGGGGCTGGAAGCGGCGCATTCCGCCCCCCGCATCCTCCATGCGGGCGGCGACGCTACGGGTGCGAAGACCGCCGGGGCCCTGATCCGTGCGGTGCTTGCCCGGCAAGCGGCCGGTACCCTGACGATTCACACCGGCGCCCACGCCACCGCACTCCTGCAGGAACAAGGGACCGTGAACGGTGTTGAGTTCCTTCAGGACGGCCGCTCAGCCTGCGTTCACGGGGACGCTGTCCTGCTGGCCACTGGCGGAGCAGGCCAGTTGTTCGCCCAGACCACCAACCCCGCGGTGGCCACCGCCGACGGCCTTGCGCTCGCTGTCCGCGCCGGGGCGGCAGCGGCTGACCTGGAATTCTTCCAGTTCCACCCCACCTGCCTCGTTCCCGCCGCCAGCGCCGCGAACGCCGGCACAGCGGGCGGGCTGGACCAGGATCCGCTCCTCATCTCTGAAGCCGTCCGCGGTGAAGGAGCCCTCCTCGTCGATGGCAACGGCAAACGGTTCATGCGGGCCTACCACCCCGACGCGGAACTCGCCCCGCGCGACGTCGTGTCCCGCAGCATCGCCCTGCACCTGGCCAAGCTCGGCGACCCCAACGGCCACGTCTACCTCGACGCGCGGGGGATCGAGCGCAGCCAAGGCCCGGGCTTCCTGGCGAAGCGGTTCCCCACCCTCAGCCGGCGCACCCGCGACGCCGGTATCGACTGGACCCGCGAACTGGTCCCTGTTGCGCCGGCGGCCCACTACTGGATGGGCGGCGTAGCCACCGACCTCCATGGCCGGACCACGGTTCCCGGGCTATACGCCGTCGGCGAAGTTGCCTGCACCGGTGTCCAAGGTGCAAACCGGCTGGCCAGCAACTCCCTCCTCGAAGGACTCGTCTTCGGCCGGCGCGCTGTTGAAGACTTCCTGGCTGGTGACCTTGGTTGGGGGTCGCGTGAAGGCACCCCTCCGCATGCTAGCTCGGCCGCTGGCGGCCTCCCTTTGACGCATGCTTCCGGGGCACCTTCGCGCGACCGTATGCATGTCACCTTCCCTGCTGCTTTTGAAGGCGAGGCGGCCGAATTTACTGCTCCGGCCGGGAGCCTGCTGGCCAACTTCGGTGGGCAAGGGGATGGGGGTGGGGGGCGTGAAACTCCTTTCTCGCGGGAGGCACTGCGCCGGTTGATGACTGCCAAGGCCGGGGTGCTTCGCTCTGGGGAGCTGCTCCGGGAGGCGGCGGGGGCACTTGCTGATTGGGCCGCCGTCGATCGTCCCGACACTGTTGCCGCTGGCACAGACACCCGCCTGCATGAGGACCGGAACCTGTTGTTGGCTGCGCAGCTGCTGGTGGCTGCTGCACAACAGCGCACGGAGTCGCTGGGCGCCCACTACCGCAGCGATGACCCGGCCGATGCTGCCGGTATCGCTGCCGAATTCGAAGAATCTTCCCGAACCCGCCCGAAAGCGAGCCTCGTCCATGACTGA
- a CDS encoding amino acid permease, whose amino-acid sequence MTMTSTETRQQGHLGHSMKPRQLTMMGLGSAIGAGLFLGSGAGLQTAGPAVLISYLVASTLIILVMWALGEMAAANPTSGAFSVYAERALGKTAGATIGWLWWLQLVVVIAAEALGGAGLLFTVWPVVPVWALALIFMVVFTAINLAGVRNFGEFEFWFAILKVAAIVLFLVIGAALLLGLLPEVASPGLANLTSDFAPAGLGGIAAALFVVIFAFGGTEIVSVAAPETEDPERSVGKAVRTVVWRILVFYIGSVLVIAAVLPATSEGLASPFAGVLDAARIPGAATAITLVAVIALLSALNANLYGASRMVYSLAERGEAPRFLTRLSRANVPMLAVGVSVAFGFVATVLELLFPERILPALFQLVGSTCLVVWGSALVSQLVLRRRADRDGTPLPLRMKGFPALTVVGLILLGLIFAVGFSAGSSRAQLFSTFGLIAGIAAACAVGGRLSTRTGHR is encoded by the coding sequence ATGACAATGACGTCCACCGAAACCCGTCAACAAGGCCACCTGGGCCACAGCATGAAGCCCCGGCAGCTCACCATGATGGGCCTGGGCAGCGCGATCGGCGCCGGGCTCTTCCTCGGGTCCGGGGCAGGACTACAGACGGCCGGTCCTGCGGTGCTGATCTCCTACCTGGTGGCCAGCACCCTGATCATCCTGGTGATGTGGGCGCTGGGCGAAATGGCTGCCGCGAACCCGACCAGCGGTGCCTTCTCCGTGTACGCGGAACGGGCCCTGGGCAAGACGGCCGGCGCCACCATCGGCTGGCTCTGGTGGCTGCAGCTGGTGGTGGTGATTGCCGCCGAGGCACTGGGCGGGGCCGGGCTCCTCTTCACCGTGTGGCCGGTGGTCCCGGTCTGGGCGCTCGCGCTCATCTTTATGGTCGTGTTCACCGCCATCAACCTGGCCGGCGTCCGGAATTTCGGCGAGTTCGAGTTCTGGTTCGCCATCCTGAAGGTCGCGGCCATCGTCCTGTTCCTGGTGATCGGCGCCGCCCTCCTGCTGGGATTGCTGCCGGAGGTGGCATCACCCGGGCTGGCGAACCTGACGTCCGACTTCGCCCCTGCGGGATTGGGCGGGATCGCGGCGGCCCTTTTTGTGGTCATCTTCGCCTTCGGCGGCACAGAGATTGTGTCCGTGGCGGCGCCAGAAACCGAAGACCCGGAACGCAGCGTGGGCAAAGCGGTCCGGACGGTGGTGTGGCGCATCCTGGTCTTCTATATCGGATCCGTTTTGGTGATTGCCGCCGTCCTGCCGGCCACGTCGGAAGGCCTGGCCTCACCCTTCGCCGGCGTCCTGGACGCCGCCCGCATCCCCGGTGCCGCGACGGCGATCACCCTGGTGGCCGTCATCGCCCTTCTCTCCGCCCTGAACGCCAACCTTTACGGCGCGTCGCGGATGGTCTACTCCCTTGCGGAACGCGGCGAGGCGCCCCGCTTCCTGACCCGCTTGAGCCGCGCCAACGTGCCCATGCTGGCGGTCGGCGTGTCCGTCGCCTTCGGTTTCGTCGCCACAGTCCTGGAGCTGCTGTTCCCGGAGCGGATCCTTCCCGCCCTGTTCCAGCTGGTGGGCTCCACCTGCCTGGTGGTATGGGGCAGCGCACTGGTCTCCCAGCTGGTCCTGCGGCGCCGGGCGGACCGGGACGGCACTCCCCTGCCGTTGAGGATGAAGGGCTTTCCGGCCCTGACGGTTGTGGGGCTCATCCTGCTGGGCCTGATTTTCGCCGTGGGCTTCAGTGCCGGGAGCAGCCGCGCCCAGCTGTTCAGCACCTTCGGCCTGATCGCGGGGATCGCAGCGGCCTGCGCAGTGGGTGGCCGGCTCAGCACCCGGACCGGCCACAGGTAG
- a CDS encoding DUF1684 domain-containing protein codes for MEEHRGAAEESRTDISAVDIADWRLRTFALYHNVRKISAESPAEAHTYWRHQRDLMFATHPASALTPEDQARFSGLKTADYDPIYRFHVPLTKEGAGREISVETGTDGAVRFIRLGTFDLPEVGQLAVWRLQGYGGGIFVPFRDATAGVPGGSYGAGRYLLDTIKGAFHGVQGSGPDAMFILDFNFAYNPSCAYNDAWACPLPGPSNRLAVEIPVGELY; via the coding sequence ATGGAAGAGCATCGGGGCGCAGCCGAAGAAAGCCGGACGGACATCTCCGCCGTCGACATCGCTGACTGGCGGCTGCGGACTTTTGCGCTGTACCACAACGTCCGAAAGATCTCAGCTGAAAGCCCGGCGGAGGCGCACACCTATTGGCGCCACCAACGCGACCTGATGTTTGCCACGCATCCGGCCTCCGCTTTGACCCCTGAAGACCAGGCGCGCTTTTCCGGGCTCAAAACGGCTGACTATGATCCGATCTACCGGTTCCATGTTCCGCTGACCAAGGAGGGTGCGGGCCGGGAAATCAGCGTGGAGACGGGCACCGACGGCGCAGTCCGCTTCATCCGGCTGGGCACCTTCGACCTCCCGGAAGTGGGACAGCTCGCGGTATGGAGGCTGCAGGGGTACGGTGGCGGTATTTTTGTGCCGTTCAGGGATGCCACGGCTGGCGTGCCCGGAGGCAGCTACGGGGCCGGACGCTATCTGCTGGACACCATCAAGGGCGCGTTCCACGGGGTCCAGGGGTCCGGCCCGGACGCCATGTTCATCCTGGACTTCAACTTTGCCTACAATCCGTCGTGCGCCTACAACGACGCCTGGGCCTGCCCCCTTCCGGGACCGTCCAACCGCCTGGCCGTGGAGATTCCGGTGGGCGAGCTCTACTGA